In Acidisarcina polymorpha, the DNA window GCAAGGTTTCTCCCTGCGCGATTTTTGTGCGAAAAGACGAGGGACGGTGCAGCACCGCCCCTCGGTCGATGGAAAACTAGGCCGCTTTCTTCGCGGTCTTAGTGGGCGGCGGTGGAGTCTTCTTTGCCTTCTTCTTCGCAGCGAACTCCTGCTTCACCTTGGCGGCGATGGCGTCGGTGTCTACCTTGTACGCGGTGGCGGCATCCTTGAGGACACTAGATGGATTACCACGCGAGGACGCAAGCAAAATGCTTGTTTCCACAAGCAGCCGAGAGAGCGTGCCTTCATCCGCACGACGAACAAGCGCAGTCAGCGTTTTGCCGATGCCTCCATCGTCCCGCTTCTGCCGGATGCCATGCTGCCGCGCAAGCATCTCAACGCGGTTCTCGTCCATCACACTAATCAGCTTCTCCATGACGAAAAGCAGGTCACGCTTGAGCAACCGAACGGGGACGGCGGCGCTCACAGCGGCGAGGACACGAAGGCCAGTCGTATTGGCGATGGCCTGCTCCTTGCGCTGCTTGTCCTGCTCGGCCTTCCACTTTTCATCGTTACGGCTGGTTGACTGCTTCGGATGATGAACGGGGCAGGACGGATTGGCACACACCTTATGGATGGTGCCAACGTCCGAGCCTTCGGTGATGATGGCCTCGGTGGTGAATTTGCACACTTTGAATTCGGGCCGCTTCGCGTCGTCTTTCGACTTCGGCTTATCGTCCCGGATCGCTGTGTACTTGTTTCGCGGCAATACAGAGCTGCCTTCTTTCTGTCCACCGTAGGCCGTGCTGACCTGCACCAGTTCCGGCTTCGCGGCGACGGTCTGCGCGACGTGCGCTAAGACTTTGGCAGCGTAGCAATTGGGGTCGGTGCATCGGTCACCCTGTCTTCCGAGGTCATCGCCAAACAGCAGCTTGTTATGGCCTGTCCGCTTGGGGCAATCGGCACAACTGCCAGCGGTCGGGACAAGCTGCGTGTCGCGCTTGTTGAACGGCGCATCTTTCAGGACTAACAGAATGTTGCTGTCTGTCCAGAATTGCAGGTTGCGGACGGGCAGCAGGATACGGGCGGGCTTCGATGCTCCGTTGTAGACCTCTTTGAAGCAAGCCGAGAGCGCCCCTTCTTGCTGATCGGCGGGCAGCTTCGCCAGCAACAGCGCGTGGCCTACGCCAATCTCATCGGCGTAGAACGCATCGACCGCTGCGGGTACGAGGTCGCTCAGTTTCAACCTCGAAGCCACGAAGACGGGAGATTTGCCCACCTTCGCCGCGATCTGC includes these proteins:
- a CDS encoding ParB/RepB/Spo0J family partition protein: METQIVNATEYRNVSLALLTESKTNPRRTFEETALKELAESIRTQGVLSPLLVRPLTENSFEIIAGARRYRAAQMAEAPAVPVRIVHLSDASALEAQLVENLIRSEIHPMEEAQGCRALLDLEDPKYSIEQIAAKVGKSPVFVASRLKLSDLVPAAVDAFYADEIGVGHALLLAKLPADQQEGALSACFKEVYNGASKPARILLPVRNLQFWTDSNILLVLKDAPFNKRDTQLVPTAGSCADCPKRTGHNKLLFGDDLGRQGDRCTDPNCYAAKVLAHVAQTVAAKPELVQVSTAYGGQKEGSSVLPRNKYTAIRDDKPKSKDDAKRPEFKVCKFTTEAIITEGSDVGTIHKVCANPSCPVHHPKQSTSRNDEKWKAEQDKQRKEQAIANTTGLRVLAAVSAAVPVRLLKRDLLFVMEKLISVMDENRVEMLARQHGIRQKRDDGGIGKTLTALVRRADEGTLSRLLVETSILLASSRGNPSSVLKDAATAYKVDTDAIAAKVKQEFAAKKKAKKTPPPPTKTAKKAA